One region of Juglans microcarpa x Juglans regia isolate MS1-56 chromosome 7S, Jm3101_v1.0, whole genome shotgun sequence genomic DNA includes:
- the LOC121241315 gene encoding ABSCISIC ACID-INSENSITIVE 5-like protein 2 isoform X1 produces MGIQTMGSQGNGQQPHLQPSPLARQSSWYNLTLNEVKNQLGDMGKPVGSMNLDELLQKVWAAEANQSMGMDNDNSSSASSFQREATSATLAQALSGKTVDQVWTEIQQGRNKRYGEGPKGQDSNMKLGETTLEDFLVQAGLFAQAFVGPTMGLDIVEAVTPQSFPQKMGLSSSPSTCTLSDTTTPGWKRTASDTFEKALDRRLKRKIKNRESAARSRARKQAYHNELVSKVSHLEEENIKLKKEKEFDNMLPRESSPETKYQLRRTSSASF; encoded by the exons ATGGGGATTCAAACAATGGGGTCTCAAGGCAATGGTCAACAGCCTCATTTACAACCATCCCCACTGGCAAGGCAGAGCTCATGGTATAACCTCACCCTTAATGAAGTAAAAAACCAATTGGGGGACATGGGGAAACCAGTGGGTAGCATGAACCTTGATGAGCTTCTGCAGAAAGTGTGGGCCGCTGAAGCAAATCAATCCATGGGAATGGACAATGACAACTCCTCTTCAGCATCTTCCTTCCAACGTGAGGCTACTAGTGCAACATTGGCTCAGGCATTGAGTGGGAAGACGGTTGATCAAGTGTGGACAGAGATTCAACAAGGGCGGAACAAGAGGTATGGTGAAGGCCCAAAGGGTCAGGATAGCAATATGAAACTTGGGGAAACGACTTTGGAGGACTTCCTTGTACAAGCAGGGCTTTTTGCCCAAGCTTTTGTAGGTCCTACCATGGGGTTGGATATTGTTGAGGCAGTGACCCCTCAAAGTTTTCCACAAAAGATGGGTTTGTCATCATCCCCTTCAACATGCACGTTATCCGATACAACAACGCCTGGATGGAAAAGGACTGCCTCAGATACATTCGAGAAGGCTTTGGACAGGAGGCTTAAGAGAAAAATCAAGAACAGGGAATCGGCTGCACGCTCACGAGCTAGAAAACAG GCTTACCATAACGAGCTAGTGAGCAAAGTCTCACATCTAGAAGAGGAGAATATAAAGCTCAAGAAAGAGAAG
- the LOC121241315 gene encoding ABSCISIC ACID-INSENSITIVE 5-like protein 2 isoform X2: MGIQTMGSQGNGQQPHLQPSPLARQSSWYNLTLNEVKNQLGDMGKPVGSMNLDELLQKVWAAEANQSMGMDNDNSSSASSFQREATSATLAQALSGKTVDQVWTEIQQGRNKRYGEGPKGQDSNMKLGETTLEDFLVQAGLFAQAFVGPTMGLDIVEAVTPQSFPQKMGLSSSPSTCTLSDTTTPGWKRTASDTFEKALDRRLKRKIKNRESAARSRARKQAYHNELVSKVSHLEEENIKLKKEKIRRVGCSRLLKLERFAD; the protein is encoded by the exons ATGGGGATTCAAACAATGGGGTCTCAAGGCAATGGTCAACAGCCTCATTTACAACCATCCCCACTGGCAAGGCAGAGCTCATGGTATAACCTCACCCTTAATGAAGTAAAAAACCAATTGGGGGACATGGGGAAACCAGTGGGTAGCATGAACCTTGATGAGCTTCTGCAGAAAGTGTGGGCCGCTGAAGCAAATCAATCCATGGGAATGGACAATGACAACTCCTCTTCAGCATCTTCCTTCCAACGTGAGGCTACTAGTGCAACATTGGCTCAGGCATTGAGTGGGAAGACGGTTGATCAAGTGTGGACAGAGATTCAACAAGGGCGGAACAAGAGGTATGGTGAAGGCCCAAAGGGTCAGGATAGCAATATGAAACTTGGGGAAACGACTTTGGAGGACTTCCTTGTACAAGCAGGGCTTTTTGCCCAAGCTTTTGTAGGTCCTACCATGGGGTTGGATATTGTTGAGGCAGTGACCCCTCAAAGTTTTCCACAAAAGATGGGTTTGTCATCATCCCCTTCAACATGCACGTTATCCGATACAACAACGCCTGGATGGAAAAGGACTGCCTCAGATACATTCGAGAAGGCTTTGGACAGGAGGCTTAAGAGAAAAATCAAGAACAGGGAATCGGCTGCACGCTCACGAGCTAGAAAACAG GCTTACCATAACGAGCTAGTGAGCAAAGTCTCACATCTAGAAGAGGAGAATATAAAGCTCAAGAAAGAGAAG